In a genomic window of Halalkalicoccus sp. CG83:
- a CDS encoding universal stress protein, whose protein sequence is MDQRILVPFDGSDSSKAALDRALEENPDAETTVLNALESTELAYGSVQGSAAESLTDAQREEAEELFEQAEKRAAAYDASVRTALEVGPPGEVIVEYAEEHDIDHIIMGSHGRSGLSRIVVGSVAETVVRNAPITVTIAR, encoded by the coding sequence ATGGACCAGCGGATCCTCGTGCCGTTCGACGGATCGGACTCGTCGAAGGCCGCGCTCGACCGCGCCCTAGAGGAGAACCCCGACGCCGAGACCACGGTGCTCAACGCCCTTGAGTCGACGGAACTGGCCTACGGCAGCGTCCAGGGTAGCGCGGCCGAGAGCCTGACCGACGCCCAGCGCGAGGAGGCCGAGGAGCTGTTCGAGCAGGCGGAGAAGCGGGCCGCCGCCTACGACGCGAGCGTGCGGACCGCGCTCGAGGTCGGCCCGCCGGGCGAAGTGATCGTCGAGTACGCGGAGGAACACGACATCGATCACATCATCATGGGCAGCCACGGCCGCTCGGGGCTCTCCCGCATCGTCGTCGGCAGCGTCGCGGAGACGGTCGTCCGGAACGCGCCGATCACGGTGACGATCGCCCGATAG
- a CDS encoding DUF418 domain-containing protein, with protein sequence MSDGDGPTSPSDRIVGLDALRGFALLGILVINVRAFSMPEVVLSNPTAFGDLTGANYWVWLVGHVLVEGKFITLFTFLFGGGVVLFTRSAERKGRSALDSYFRRSGWLVAFGLAHAYLLWYGDILVAYGLCAFVVVFLRGYAPRTLALIGLALLAVPSVIEVLVGLAVDPSALASTWHPSEAALRSEIEAYRGGWLEQMDHRVPTSFGRQTSGFLGYTAWRVSGSMLLGMALFKRGVLTNDRSSRFYRRLIAIGATSGLAAVLAGVLYVEANDWGAGTALFWRQFNYWGSFPLAGAYVGLVMLYCRWRPEGAATRALAAVGRTAFSNYVLQTVLATSIFYGHGLGLFARVSRVEAFAVVVAIWAVQIPLSVLWLRYFRFGPLEWLWRVLTYGSRQPLRIDRSEK encoded by the coding sequence ATGAGTGACGGCGACGGACCGACGTCGCCGTCCGACCGCATCGTCGGGCTCGACGCGCTTCGGGGGTTCGCGCTGCTGGGAATCCTGGTGATCAACGTCCGGGCGTTCTCGATGCCCGAGGTGGTCCTGAGCAACCCGACGGCGTTCGGCGATCTGACCGGGGCGAACTACTGGGTCTGGCTGGTCGGACACGTCCTCGTCGAGGGGAAGTTCATCACGCTCTTTACGTTCCTGTTCGGCGGCGGGGTCGTGCTGTTCACCCGCAGCGCCGAGCGGAAGGGGCGCTCCGCGCTCGACTCGTACTTCCGGCGTTCGGGCTGGCTGGTCGCCTTCGGCCTCGCGCACGCCTATCTGCTGTGGTACGGCGACATCCTCGTCGCCTACGGCCTCTGCGCGTTCGTCGTCGTCTTCCTGCGAGGCTACGCGCCGCGGACGCTGGCACTGATCGGTCTCGCCCTGCTGGCGGTCCCCTCCGTCATCGAGGTACTGGTGGGACTGGCCGTGGACCCGAGCGCGCTCGCAAGCACGTGGCACCCCTCCGAGGCGGCCCTCCGAAGCGAGATCGAGGCGTACCGCGGCGGCTGGCTCGAGCAGATGGACCACCGGGTTCCGACGTCGTTCGGACGACAGACGTCGGGCTTCCTCGGCTACACCGCCTGGCGCGTGAGCGGCTCGATGCTCCTGGGAATGGCGCTGTTCAAGCGGGGCGTGCTGACCAACGACCGTTCGTCGCGGTTCTACCGCCGGCTGATCGCGATCGGGGCGACGAGCGGGCTCGCCGCCGTCCTCGCCGGCGTCCTGTACGTCGAGGCGAACGACTGGGGCGCCGGCACGGCGCTGTTCTGGCGGCAGTTCAACTACTGGGGGAGCTTCCCCCTCGCCGGCGCGTACGTCGGGCTGGTGATGCTCTACTGCCGGTGGCGCCCCGAGGGGGCCGCGACCCGGGCGCTCGCCGCCGTCGGGCGGACCGCCTTCAGCAACTACGTCCTGCAGACGGTGCTCGCGACGTCGATCTTCTACGGCCACGGACTCGGCCTGTTCGCCCGGGTGAGCCGGGTCGAGGCGTTCGCGGTCGTCGTGGCGATCTGGGCGGTGCAGATCCCGCTGTCGGTGCTCTGGCTGCGCTATTTCCGGTTCGGTCCCCTGGAGTGGCTCTGGCGCGTGCTCACCTACGGATCGCGCCAACCCCTCCGCATCGACCGCTCCGAGAAGTGA
- a CDS encoding CocE/NonD family hydrolase, translated as MTDVAVPGARDVRATLDGEEAESIVVACPPHPRQRGHRGDPRLTAVGGALSDEGVACLRFDYGEWDEGYGEREDARNAIRWTAERYDRVGVFGYSFGAAVALLAAASVEEPLGGVSVLAPAASLGDGDLDAAGAVAELDAPLQVLYGARDTTVDWRPVVEAAREAGARVEELPADHFFLGKHDRIAASVAEFFAERF; from the coding sequence ATGACCGACGTGGCGGTACCGGGGGCGAGGGACGTCCGCGCGACCCTCGACGGCGAGGAGGCCGAATCGATCGTCGTCGCCTGCCCGCCCCATCCCCGACAGCGCGGCCACCGCGGCGACCCCAGGCTGACGGCGGTGGGCGGGGCGCTCTCGGACGAGGGGGTCGCCTGTCTCCGCTTCGACTACGGGGAATGGGACGAGGGCTACGGCGAGCGCGAGGACGCGCGCAACGCGATCCGCTGGACCGCGGAGCGCTACGATCGGGTGGGCGTCTTCGGCTACAGCTTCGGCGCGGCGGTCGCGCTACTGGCCGCAGCGAGCGTCGAGGAGCCGCTCGGCGGCGTGTCCGTGCTCGCCCCCGCCGCCAGCCTGGGCGACGGGGACCTGGATGCGGCGGGCGCCGTCGCCGAACTGGACGCCCCGCTACAGGTGCTCTACGGTGCCCGTGATACGACCGTCGACTGGAGGCCGGTCGTCGAGGCCGCGCGCGAGGCGGGCGCGCGCGTCGAAGAACTCCCCGCGGACCACTTCTTCCTCGGTAAACACGACCGGATCGCCGCATCGGTGGCCGAGTTCTTCGCCGAACGGTTCTGA
- a CDS encoding PspA/IM30 family protein — protein MGVLSRMSYVIRSKINAMLNRSEDPRETLDYSYEQMRDRLQDVKQGIADLTTQKKRLEMQKRRLEENVEKHNEQAREAVRQDRDDLARQALEKKKSKMSQIEQLEDQIADLQNKQDKLVDQKDQLQSRIEQFRTKKETMKAQYEASEASVRVSEAMTGAGDEMADVSRAIERAEEETEEMEARSAAMDELQDTGAFDDALSDEDSIDRELAAGRTDSEVEAELDTLKGEMGKETTSASVEEDDEEELEADVEAAAEVDVDEELEAGEIDEELEDIRDEQS, from the coding sequence ATGGGAGTACTCTCGCGGATGTCGTACGTCATCCGGTCGAAGATCAACGCAATGCTCAACCGGAGCGAGGATCCCCGGGAGACGCTCGACTACTCGTACGAGCAGATGCGCGATCGACTGCAGGACGTAAAACAGGGGATCGCGGACCTCACCACGCAGAAGAAGCGCCTCGAGATGCAGAAGCGCCGCCTCGAGGAGAACGTCGAGAAACACAACGAGCAGGCCCGCGAGGCGGTGCGCCAGGACCGTGACGACCTCGCGCGCCAGGCGCTCGAGAAGAAGAAGTCGAAGATGAGCCAGATCGAGCAGCTCGAGGACCAGATCGCGGACCTCCAGAACAAACAGGACAAGCTCGTCGACCAGAAGGACCAGCTCCAGAGCCGCATCGAGCAGTTCCGCACGAAGAAGGAGACGATGAAGGCCCAGTACGAGGCCAGCGAGGCGAGCGTCCGCGTCTCGGAGGCGATGACCGGCGCGGGCGACGAGATGGCCGACGTCTCGCGCGCGATCGAGCGCGCCGAGGAGGAGACCGAGGAGATGGAGGCGCGCTCGGCCGCGATGGACGAGCTCCAGGACACCGGCGCGTTCGACGACGCGCTCTCGGACGAGGACAGCATCGACCGCGAGCTCGCCGCCGGGCGGACCGACAGCGAGGTCGAGGCCGAGCTCGACACGCTGAAGGGCGAGATGGGCAAGGAGACCACGAGCGCGAGCGTCGAGGAGGACGACGAAGAGGAGCTCGAAGCCGACGTCGAGGCCGCCGCGGAGGTCGACGTCGACGAGGAGCTCGAGGCCGGCGAGATCGACGAGGAACTCGAGGACATCCGCGACGAACAGTCGTAG
- a CDS encoding saccharopine dehydrogenase family protein, with protein sequence MAELLIYGSYGYNGRLMSEEAFDRGMEPILAGRDGGALSEQANELGLESRRFGLSEPAAVAEELDDVDCVLNCAGPFSNTADELVEACIRSRTDYVDITGEIPVIERVGRRSEEAEEAGITLLPAAGLSSVPMDCLAAHLVERLPEATHLALGAETFRPPSVGSITTLLEGLEDGGAVRNEGRLEYVPAGWKSRRIDFGRGERPAVTMPLGDVSTSYYTTGVPNVETYVFAPPPTRLLLRAHRFVAPLLAAEPVRETLKGVAQVAREGPSKRARERGSSYFWGEARTEDGERAVSRLRMSDPYVVTGACALAVTERVLDGETAPGYRTPAGEFGPGFVLGIDEAEGFLDEETS encoded by the coding sequence ATGGCGGAACTGCTGATCTACGGGTCGTACGGCTACAACGGGCGGCTGATGAGCGAGGAGGCGTTCGACCGGGGGATGGAGCCGATCCTCGCCGGTCGCGACGGCGGGGCGCTCTCGGAGCAGGCGAACGAACTCGGCCTCGAGAGCCGACGGTTCGGACTCTCGGAGCCCGCGGCCGTCGCAGAGGAGCTCGACGACGTCGACTGCGTGCTCAACTGCGCCGGCCCGTTCTCCAACACGGCGGACGAGCTCGTCGAGGCCTGCATACGGAGCCGGACGGACTACGTCGACATCACCGGCGAGATCCCCGTCATCGAGCGAGTGGGACGCCGAAGCGAGGAGGCCGAGGAGGCCGGGATCACCCTCCTACCAGCGGCCGGCCTCTCGTCGGTGCCGATGGACTGCCTGGCCGCCCACCTCGTCGAACGTCTCCCCGAGGCGACGCATCTCGCGCTCGGGGCGGAGACGTTCCGCCCGCCCTCCGTGGGTTCGATCACGACGCTGCTCGAGGGGCTCGAGGACGGCGGGGCGGTTCGTAACGAGGGGCGCCTCGAGTACGTCCCCGCGGGCTGGAAGTCCCGGCGGATCGACTTCGGGCGGGGCGAGCGCCCGGCCGTGACGATGCCGCTCGGCGACGTTTCGACGAGCTACTACACGACGGGCGTCCCGAACGTCGAGACGTACGTCTTCGCGCCGCCGCCGACGCGGCTCCTGCTCCGGGCTCACCGGTTCGTCGCCCCGCTGCTCGCCGCGGAGCCGGTCCGTGAGACGCTGAAAGGGGTCGCGCAGGTCGCCCGCGAGGGACCCTCGAAGCGCGCACGCGAGCGGGGCTCGAGCTACTTCTGGGGCGAGGCCCGTACCGAGGACGGAGAACGGGCCGTCTCGCGACTCCGCATGAGCGACCCGTACGTCGTCACCGGCGCGTGTGCGCTCGCGGTGACCGAACGGGTGCTCGACGGCGAGACCGCCCCGGGCTACCGGACGCCCGCCGGGGAGTTCGGCCCGGGGTTCGTCCTCGGGATCGACGAGGCCGAGGGGTTCCTCGACGAGGAGACCTCGTAG
- a CDS encoding class I SAM-dependent methyltransferase has product MASHSNEDVRDPAGRRPMSIEEIRASYAECAPWMDRLDWLDRRLTGRYRRRLFESAEGRVLDVACGTGVNFRYLPSTVDLVGIDVSPEMLARARDRLDRLEVDGTLREMDAQALEFEDDGFDTVISSLSTCTFPDPAAALKEMDRVCKPGGRILLLEHGRSDVGPLARFQDWYADAHYSTAGCRWNQRPLELVLRAGLSVREASTHALGIITLIEARPSRESLVDAARAHLTTTR; this is encoded by the coding sequence ATGGCTTCCCACTCGAACGAGGACGTCCGCGACCCGGCCGGACGTCGACCGATGTCGATCGAGGAGATCCGCGCGTCGTACGCGGAGTGTGCACCCTGGATGGATCGGCTCGACTGGCTCGACCGGCGGCTGACCGGCCGATATCGCCGCCGGCTGTTCGAGAGCGCGGAGGGACGCGTCCTCGACGTCGCCTGCGGGACGGGCGTGAACTTCCGATACCTCCCGTCCACGGTCGACCTCGTCGGGATCGACGTCAGCCCGGAGATGCTGGCGAGGGCACGGGACCGGCTCGATCGACTCGAGGTGGACGGAACCCTCCGGGAGATGGACGCACAGGCGCTCGAGTTCGAGGACGACGGTTTCGACACCGTGATCTCGTCGCTCTCGACCTGTACGTTTCCCGACCCGGCGGCGGCGCTAAAGGAGATGGACAGGGTGTGTAAACCCGGCGGACGGATCCTGCTGCTCGAACACGGTCGAAGCGACGTCGGGCCGCTCGCGCGCTTTCAGGACTGGTACGCCGACGCCCACTACTCGACGGCCGGCTGTCGGTGGAACCAGAGGCCGTTGGAACTCGTCCTGCGTGCCGGGTTGTCCGTACGCGAGGCCAGTACCCACGCCCTCGGGATCATCACGCTGATCGAGGCCCGTCCCTCGCGGGAGTCGCTAGTCGATGCCGCCCGCGCGCATCTCACGACGACTCGTTAG
- a CDS encoding CTP synthase, translating into MPTEPETDYDPSLGRKFIFVTGGVMSGLGKGITAASTGRLLKNAGFDVTAVKIDPYLNVDAGTMNPYQHGEVYVLKDGGEVDLDLGNYERFLDIDMTFDHNVTTGKVYKNVIEKERAGDYLGKTVQIIPHVTDDIKRRVREAAEGTDVCIVEVGGTVGDIEGMPYLEALRQFAHEQDEGDILFTHVTLVPYSKNGEQKTKPTQHSVKELRSIGLQPDIVVGRADDHLEPETKEKIALFGDVPTEAVFSNPDVADIYQVPLMVEEEGLDEYVMERLGLAGEALPEGERKNEWRELVTQTADHEIDVALVGKYALEDAYISIHEALKHAGLERNVEVNVHWVDSDEMAAAHEERLREADGVVVPGGFGSRGTRGKIEAIRYAREESVPFLGLCLGFQMAVVDYARHVCGLEGAHSTEIESDTTHPVIDLLPEQYETADMGGTMRLGAHDTQIEAGTLASDVYGGASACTERHRHRYEVNPEYIAELESEGMTFSGRAGNRMEILELDDHPYFLGTQFHPEFRSRPGRASPPFVGFVDAVLERTAPEVEA; encoded by the coding sequence ATGCCGACCGAACCGGAGACCGACTACGACCCTTCTCTCGGACGCAAGTTCATCTTCGTCACCGGGGGTGTGATGAGCGGCCTCGGTAAGGGGATCACCGCCGCGAGCACCGGCCGTCTGTTGAAGAACGCCGGGTTCGACGTCACCGCGGTGAAGATCGACCCCTACCTGAACGTCGACGCCGGAACGATGAACCCCTACCAACACGGCGAGGTCTACGTGCTGAAGGACGGCGGCGAGGTCGACCTCGACCTGGGCAACTACGAGCGCTTCCTCGACATCGACATGACGTTCGATCACAACGTCACCACGGGGAAGGTCTACAAGAACGTCATCGAGAAGGAGCGCGCGGGCGACTACCTCGGCAAGACGGTCCAGATCATCCCCCACGTCACCGACGACATCAAGCGGCGGGTGCGCGAGGCCGCCGAGGGCACTGACGTCTGCATCGTCGAGGTCGGCGGCACCGTCGGCGACATCGAGGGGATGCCCTATCTCGAGGCGCTTCGCCAGTTCGCCCACGAACAGGACGAGGGGGACATCCTCTTCACACACGTCACCCTCGTCCCCTACTCGAAGAACGGCGAGCAGAAGACCAAACCCACCCAGCACAGCGTCAAGGAGCTCCGGTCGATCGGCCTCCAGCCCGACATCGTCGTCGGGCGTGCCGACGATCACCTCGAGCCCGAGACCAAGGAGAAGATCGCGCTGTTCGGCGACGTCCCCACCGAGGCGGTGTTCTCGAACCCCGACGTCGCGGACATCTACCAGGTCCCGCTGATGGTCGAGGAGGAGGGGCTCGACGAGTACGTGATGGAGCGCCTCGGCCTCGCGGGAGAGGCCCTCCCCGAGGGCGAACGGAAGAACGAGTGGCGCGAGCTCGTCACCCAGACGGCCGATCACGAGATCGACGTCGCGCTCGTCGGCAAGTACGCCCTCGAGGACGCCTACATCTCGATCCACGAGGCGCTGAAACACGCGGGTCTCGAGCGAAACGTCGAGGTGAACGTCCACTGGGTCGACTCCGACGAGATGGCCGCCGCCCACGAGGAGCGCCTCCGTGAGGCCGACGGCGTCGTCGTCCCCGGCGGGTTCGGCTCCCGGGGAACGCGGGGGAAGATCGAGGCGATCCGTTACGCCCGCGAGGAGTCGGTCCCGTTCCTCGGGCTCTGTCTGGGATTCCAGATGGCGGTCGTCGACTACGCCCGCCACGTCTGCGGGCTCGAGGGTGCACACTCGACGGAGATCGAATCCGATACGACCCACCCCGTGATCGACCTGCTGCCGGAACAGTACGAGACGGCCGACATGGGCGGCACGATGCGCCTGGGCGCACACGACACCCAGATCGAGGCGGGAACGCTCGCGAGCGACGTCTACGGCGGCGCGAGCGCCTGCACCGAGCGCCACCGACACCGCTACGAGGTCAACCCCGAGTACATCGCTGAGCTCGAGAGCGAGGGAATGACGTTCTCCGGCCGGGCCGGAAACCGCATGGAGATCCTCGAACTCGACGACCACCCCTACTTCCTCGGGACGCAGTTCCACCCCGAGTTCCGATCGCGTCCGGGCCGCGCGAGCCCGCCGTTCGTCGGGTTCGTCGACGCCGTGCTCGAGCGGACCGCTCCGGAGGTCGAAGCCTGA
- a CDS encoding HPP family protein, which translates to MVRRRVGTSLYAGFLFTVLGLVSWASGQPFVFPSLGPSAFILAFDRRGERTRIYRIVGGHLIGGVVGLAAYLLLANGVTITTTPGAFSPDGLRLAASGVISIVLTSWGMIATDTNHAPACATTLIVSLGLLSTPVQVAIIVVSVVVLVEVHQLVLVLFDRLVS; encoded by the coding sequence ATGGTACGACGGAGGGTGGGAACCAGCCTGTATGCGGGGTTTCTCTTCACCGTTCTCGGACTCGTCTCCTGGGCGAGCGGGCAGCCGTTCGTCTTCCCGAGCCTCGGTCCCTCCGCGTTCATCCTCGCGTTCGACCGCCGGGGCGAGCGCACGCGGATCTATCGGATCGTCGGCGGCCATCTCATCGGTGGGGTCGTCGGACTCGCGGCCTACCTCCTCCTCGCGAACGGTGTGACGATCACGACGACCCCGGGTGCGTTCTCGCCCGACGGACTCCGGCTGGCCGCGAGCGGCGTCATCTCCATCGTCCTGACGAGCTGGGGAATGATCGCGACGGACACGAACCACGCGCCGGCGTGTGCGACGACGCTCATCGTCTCGCTCGGACTGCTCTCGACGCCGGTACAGGTCGCGATCATCGTCGTCAGCGTCGTCGTTCTCGTCGAAGTCCACCAGCTCGTGCTCGTCCTCTTCGATCGGCTCGTGAGCTGA